The Brassica oleracea var. oleracea cultivar TO1000 chromosome C6, BOL, whole genome shotgun sequence genome includes a region encoding these proteins:
- the LOC106300811 gene encoding E3 ubiquitin-protein ligase RGLG2 → MSTGMGNFLRKLGSGKSKSSRSFRGQRTTSSSVSLDEPSPSDASVSVSDKINAAKKKYALIPDRFSSLDQVSKALREAGLESSNLILGIDFTKSNEWTGKTSFQGKCLHALGETPNPYEKAIFVIGQTLAPFDEDNLIPCFGFGDSTTHDEEVFGFHSDNSPCHGFEEVLACYRRIAPNLRLSGPTSYGPLIDAAVDIVEKNNGQFHVLVIVADGQVTRGLDMPEGELSQQEKTTIDAIVNASSYALSIVLIGVGDGPWEDMRKFDDKIPKREFDNFQFVNFTDIMKKDSPASAKETAFALAALMEIPFQYQAAIELGLLGKTTGLAKKINPRPPPVPYTPPVRTGQASSDSDEQTQNCPICLTNRKDVAFGCGHMTCGECGSRISNCPICRVLITSRLRLYT, encoded by the exons ATGTCGACGGGTATGGGGAATTTCTTACGGAAGTTGGGAAGTGGTAAAAGCAAGAGCAGTAGAAGTTTTAGGGGACAGAGAACAACGTCGTCTTCTGTATCATTAGATGAACCATCACCGTCTGATGCTTCAGTCTCAGTTTCCGACAAGATCAACGCCGCCAAGAAGAAGTACGCTCTCATCCCTGATCGTTTCTCTTCCTTGGACCAG GTATCAAAAGCACTAAGAGAAGCTGGTCTTGAATCATCAAATCTCATTCTCGGAATTGATTTCACAAAGAGCAACGAATGGACTG GGAAAACATCCTTCCAAGGAAAATGTCTGCACGCTCTTGGAGAAACTCCAAATCCATATGAAAAGGCAATATTTGTAATAGGCCAAACGTTAGCTCCTTTCGACGAAGACAACCTCATCCCTTGTTTCGGCTTTGGTGACT CAACGACCCATGACGAGGAAGTGTTCGGTTTCCACAGTGATAACTCTCCATGCCATGGCTTTGAAGAGGTCTTAGCATGTTACAGAAGAATCGCACCTAACTTGCGTTTGTCAG GGCCAACGTCGTATGGACCGCTTATCGATGCTGCCGTCGACATTGTTGAAAAGAACAACGGACAGTTTCATGTTCTGGTGATTGTCGCTGATGGGCAG GTAACTAGAGGTTTGGATATGCCCGAGGGAGAACTCAGTCAACAAGAGAAAACAACTATAGACGCCATTGTAAACGCAAG CTCATATGCATTGTCGATTGTTTTAATCGGTGTTGGAGACGGTCCATGGGAAGACATGAGGAAGTTTGATGACAAGATTCCTAAGCGTGAGTTCGATAACTTTCAG TTTGTGAACTTTACTGATATTATGAAGAAAGACTCACCAGCGTCTGCCAAAGAAACTGCCTTTGCTCTTGCTGCTTTGATGGAGATTCCCTTCCAGTATCAAGCAGCAATCGAACTCGGCTTACTCGG GAAAACGACGGGCTTAGCCAAGAAAATAAACCCAAGGCCACCACCTGTTCCTTACACGCCTCCAGTTCGCACTGGACAAGCATCATCTGATTCAGACGAACAAACTCAG AACTGCCCTATTTGTCTGACTAACCGAAAAGACGTGGCTTTTGGCTGTGGTCACATG ACTTGTGGAGAGTGTGGATCCAGGATATCAAACTGCCCCATCTGCAGAGTACTGATCACAAGCCGGCTAAGACTTTACACGTGA
- the LOC106299279 gene encoding cation/H(+) antiporter 2, protein MDPKLLFCLPQGDALFNPLNTMFIQMACILVFSQLFFLLLKPCGQAGPVAQILAGIVLSPALLSRIPKVKEFFLQKDAADYYSFFSFALRTSFMFLIGLEFDLQSMRRNLKKVTVITISSFVSCGLLSLAFFYLLKPLLHIKEDYFTFFLVLFITLSNTASPVVLRSIADWKLNTSEIGRLAISCALLNELTNVVVYTLIIAVVSGKLIGDLFLFIFMTGALILLNRFLAPWLPKRNPKEKYLSKAETLVFFIFLLIVAITIESYDVNSSVSVFIIGINFPRQGKTHRTLINRLSYPIHEFVLPVYFGYIGFRFSVIGLTRRYYIVLVIIVILTLVGKFIGVISACMYLKIPKKYWLFLPTILSVKGHVGLLLLDANYAEKKWWTTTIHDMVIAALVITTLLSGVLASFILKAREKDFAHQKTSLESHDTSEELRVLSCVYGARCARGEISLISSLSGSHGGSKPFTPLLMHLVPLPKKRKSELLYHEHDEDVHVDDDFGTNESLMVNDSIDSFAKDSKILIQQVKLVTQMVSMHEEICNATEDLRVNIVFLPFHKHQRIDGKTTNDGEHFRQMNRNVLRHAPCSVGIFVDRNITGFQQPHGFGSVQNVAVLFFGGPDDREALALCKWFANNTLIHLTIIQFVPEDSHPESPVRNATTRDSSEVLIDVQGRGQSEHEADRSLLEEFHNRFVSTGQVGFIEKRVSNGPHTLTVLREIEELYSLFVVGKSRGDCPMTVRMKDWEECPELGTVGDFFASSLDVNASVLVVQRQRNSHDDFIDD, encoded by the exons ATGGATCCAAAGCTGTTGTTCTGTTTGCCGCAAGGAGATGCATTGTTTAACCCTCTTAATACTATGTTTATTCAAATGGCTTGCATTCTCGTCTTCTCTCAGTTGTTCTTTCTCCTCCTCAAACCATGTGGTCAAGCTGGTCCCGTTGCACAGATTCTC GCTGGTATTGTGCTGAGCCCTGCTCTTCTCTCAAGAATCCCTAAAGTCAAAGAGTTCTTCCTCCAGAAAGATGCAGCAGATTACTACTCTTTCTTCTCATTCGCCTTACGAACATCTTTCATGTTCTTGATCGGTCTTGAATTCGATCTACAGTCCATGAGAAGAAACTTAAAGAAAGTCACCGTGATAACCATCAGCTCTTTTGTGTCTTGTGGTCTCCTCAGCCTCGCGTTCTTCTATCTCCTCAAACCTTTACTACACATCAAAGAGGACTACTTCACGTTCTTCTTGGTTCTGTTCATTACCTTGTCCAACACGGCATCTCCTGTAGTCCTACGTTCAATAGCTGATTGGAAACTCAACACATCTGAGATTGGGCGGTTGGCTATCTCATGCGCGTTGCTCAATGAATTAACAAACGTGGTGGTCTACACTCTAATCATCGCGGTCGTATCTGGTAAATTGATAGGTGATCTCTTCCTATTTATTTTCATGACAGGAGCCCTAATCTTGCTCAATAGGTTTCTAGCTCCATGGCTCCCAAAGAGAAACCCTAAAGAGAAATATCTATCAAAAGCTGAAACATTAGTCTTCTTCATCTTCCTTCTCATCGTTGCCATAACAATCGAATCATACGATGTTAACTCATCGGTTTCGGTTTTCATCATCGGCATAAACTTCCCAAGGCAAGGGAAAACTCATAGGACGCTGATAAACCGGCTTAGTTACCCGATCCATGAGTTTGTTCTTCCGGTTTACTTTGGTTACATTGGGTTCAGATTCAGCGTCATTGGGTTAACCAGACGATATTACATTGTTCTCGTTATTATAGTGATTCTAACCTTAGTGGGGAAGTTTATTGGTGTGATAAGCGCTTGCATGTACCTGAAGATCCCCAAGAAATATTGGCTTTTCTTACCAACCATTCTCTCTGTTAAAGGCCATGTGGGTCTTCTTCTTCTTGACGCCAACTACGCGGAAAAG AAATGGTGGACCACAACTATTCATGATATGGTGATAGCGGCGTTGGTAATCACGACGTTACTAAGCGGTGTCCTTGCGTCTTTCATACTTAAAGCAAGAGAGAAAGACTTCGCTCACCAGAAAACTTCTCTTGAATCTCACGACACCAGCGAGGAGCTACGCGTCTTATCTTGCGTCTACGGAGCCCGCTGCGCTCGTGGTGAAATCTCTCTTATCTCGTCCTTGAGCGGCTCTCACGGAGGCTCCAAGCCGTTCACGCCTCTTCTCATGCACCTCGTACCACTCCCGAAGAAGAGAAAATCAGAGCTGTTGTATCACGAGCACGATGAAGATGTGCATGTAGATGATGACTTTGGGACTAACGAAAGTTTGATGGTCAACGACTCTATTGACTCGTTTGCTAAAGACAGTAAGATATTGATCCAACAAGTGAAGCTCGTGACGCAGATGGTTAGCATGCATGAAGAGATATGTAACGCAACGGAAGATCTTCGCGTTAATATTGTGTTTCTTCCGTTTCATAAACATCAGAGGATCGATGGGAAGACTACAAACGATGGAGAACATTTCAGGCAGATGAACCGTAACGTTCTAAGGCATGCACCATGTTCGGTTGGTATATTCGTGGACCGGAACATAACCGGGTTTCAACAACCGCATGGGTTTGGTTCGGTACAAAACGTTGCGGTATTGTTCTTTGGTGGTCCGGATGACCGTGAGGCTCTAGCCTTGTGTAAATGGTTTGCTAACAACACGTTGATACATCTTACAATCATACAGTTCGTTCCCGAGGATTCACATCCAGAGTCTCCAGTTAGGAATGCGACAACACGAGATAGTAGTGAGGTTCTTATAGATGTTCAGGGAAGAGGCCAATCTGAACATGAAGCAGACCGAAGTTTATTAGAAGAGTTCCACAATAG GTTTGTGTCAACGGGACAAGTAGGGTTCATAGAGAAGCGTGTGAGCAACGGACCACATACGCTGACGGTTCTAAGAGAGATCGAGGAGCTGTATTCACTCTTTGTGGTTGGGAAGAGCAGAGGAGACTGTCCTATGACGGTGAGAATGAAAGATTGGGAAGAGTGTCCGGAGCTTGGTACTGTCGGAGATTTCTTCGCTTCTTCTTTAGATGTAAATGCTTCTGTATTAGTTGTTCAAAGACAAAGAAATTCACATGATGACTTTATAGATGATTAG
- the LOC106298863 gene encoding metacaspase-5-like has product MAKKAVLIGINYPGTKAELRGCVNDVRRMHKCLVDRFGFLERNITELIDTDDSYTKPTGKNIRRALLNLVESARSGDVLVVHYSGHGTRLPAETGEDDDTGYDECIVPCDMNLITDDEFRELVDKVPKDARITIISDSCHSGGLIDEAKEQIGESTKKKKKPKKEAKGSSRLGIKDFVLETVEQEDEETNIKEYIELENGDKIHVGNKSLPLQTLIDILKLNTGNDDIALGKIRPTLFNVFGEDASSKVKKFMKVLLTKLQEGENDQVGLMGMIGKLTQEFIEHKLNDNEENVGRKQEVYEGASKGSIADNGILISGCQTDQTSADASPVGQPELAYGAFTNAVQIILEESNGKVTYKELVMKARKLLKKQGFTQRPGLYCSDGYVNAPFIC; this is encoded by the exons TGGAATCAACTACCCTGGAACTAAGGCGGAGTTACGAGGCTGTGTCAACGATGTTCGGAGGATGCACAAATGCCTAGTCGATAGGTTCGGTTTCTTGGAGAGAAACATCACCGAGCTGATCGATACTGACGACTCTTATACCAAACCAACTGGTAAGAACATCCGACGGGCGTTGTTGAATCTAGTTGAGTCAGCTAGATCAGGCGATGTTCTCGTCGTTCATTACAGTGGACATGGGACGAGGTTGCCGGCCGAGACTGGTGAAGATGATGATACTGGTTACGATGAGTGTATTGTTCCATGTGATATGAATCTGATCACGG ATGATGAATTCAGGGAACTTGTGGATAAAGTTCCAAAAGATGCACGCATTACAATCATCTCAGACTCTTGTCATAGTGGTGGTCTCATAGATGAAGCTAAGGAGCAGATAGGAGAGAGCACAAAGAAGAAGAAGAAACCAAAGAAAGAAGCTAAAGGCTCTTCAAGACTTGGAATCAAAGACTTCGTGCTTGAAACTGTGGAACAAGAAGACGAAGAAACGAATATTAAAGAATATATTGAGCTAGAAAATGGGGACAAAATCCATGTGGGAAACAAATCTCTACCTCTACAAACTCTTATCGATATCCTCAAGCTCAACACGGGCAACGATGATATCGCACTTGGTAAAATCAGACCAACACTATTCAATGTGTTTGGAGAGGATGCATCTTCAAAGGTGAAGAAGTTCATGAAAGTGCTTCTAACAAAGCTGCAAGAAGGTGAAAATGATCAAGTTGGTCTAATGGGAATGATTGGGAAACTAACACAAGAGTTTATTGAACACAAGCTCAACGACAATGAAGAGAACGTTGGGAGAAAGCAAGAGGTCTATGAAGGTGCAAGCAAGGGTTCTATTGCTGATAACGGTATTTTGATTAGTGGCTGCCAAACTGATCAAACTTCAGCGGACGCGAGTCCTGTCGGTCAACCTGAACTGGCGTATGGAGCATTCACTAATGCTGTGCAGATCATACTTGAGGAGAGCAATGGTAAGGTTACATATAAAGAACTTGTTATGAAGGCAAGAAAGCTTCTTAAGAAACAAGGCTTTACTCAACGACCGGGCCTGTATTGTAGCGACGGTTACGTGAATGCTCCGTTTATTTGTTGA
- the LOC106298187 gene encoding organic cation/carnitine transporter 5-like — protein MSYYGVPLAVRDIKLNIYLSEALNAMVELPSFVITPILLESFTRRSSVLVNALVGGASGVLCCFLSLFGRTKIAFALELVSFLCARIGFNLMAVYIVELFPTCVRNCAMTMLRQALVVGGACCPIIASIGRHVPSLSFAVFGFAMSGFGLFVLLLPETKGSSLCDTMEAQELRDKALKISPSF, from the coding sequence ATGTCGTACTATGGAGTTCCATTAGCCGTCAGAGACATAAAACTCAACATCTACTTAAGCGAAGCCCTAAACGCAATGGTGGAGTTACCTTCATTTGTCATAACACCGATCTTGCTGGAGAGTTTCACCAGAAGAAGCTCTGTGCTAGTCAATGCCTTAGTGGGAGGAGCATCAGGAGTGCTATGTTGCTTCCTAAGCCTTTTCGGTAGAACAAAGATTGCTTTCGCTTTAGAACTTGTTTCTTTCCTATGTGCGAGGATTGGATTCAACTTGATGGCCGTTTATATCGTTGAGCTGTTCCCGACATGCGTGAGAAACTGCGCTATGACGATGCTGAGACAGGCACTTGTGGTTGGAGGAGCTTGTTGTCCTATCATTGCTTCTATAGGAAGACATGTTCCATCACTCTCTTTCGCGGTTTTCGGATTTGCAATGTCGGGTTTTGGGTTGTTTGTTTTGCTTCTTCCTGAGACCAAAGGGTCAAGTCTTTGTGATACAATGGAAGCACAAGAGCTGAGAGACAAGGCCTTGAAGATTAGCCCTAGTTTCTGA
- the LOC106300812 gene encoding uncharacterized protein LOC106300812, with the protein MSFLYEKSDIWRWLVRKTRDSRSFFFTFATVCGVIPGIIGYGVMQATNSTNPELEARLRQSARPETVMMGKVNQERLAEYLGELKQKQDTNDRYVAALRGETLTRKPYQRIQPVPKPNDTVTTKPQ; encoded by the exons ATGTCGTTTTTGTATGAGAAGAGCGATATATGGAGATGGCTAGTGAGGAAGACGAGAGATTCGAGATCCTTCTTCTTCACGTTCGCTACCGTATGCGGTGTGATTCCGGGAATCATTGGCTATGGGGTTATGCAGGCCACCAATTCCACTAACCCGGAGCTCGAGGCCCGGCTCCGACAATCCGCCCGACCCGAAACCGTC ATGATGGGTAAAGTAAACCAAGAGAGGCTAGCTGAGTACCTCGGGGAGTTGAAACAGAAGCAGGATACCAACGACAGATACGTGGCTGCTCTAAGGGGAGAGACTCTTACCAGGAAGCCTTACCAAAGAATCCAACCAGTGCCAAAGCCAAATGACACGGTCACAACCAAACCTCAGTAA
- the LOC106300011 gene encoding protein strawberry notch, whose amino-acid sequence MTQPPPQPPPPLPAPPHSGPSRGDVQVRCAGCCVILRVKTGVVEFSCPTCQLPQMLPPELLSRARTQPPPPIQSLPPPPQQLKPMNLQQQQQQPQPRPPVPAHGIDPTKMQLPCANCQAILNVPHGLARFSCPQCHVELAVDVSKLNRSLTAPQSQSAPPSVPPPEEVNEEAIEVEREEDEGGTAGETFMDYRPPKLSIGPPHPDPIVETSSLSAVQPPEPTYDLRIKEELEESKALSCLQIETLVYACQRHLQHLADGTRAGFFVGDGAGVGKGRTIAGLIWENWKHGRRKALWISVGSDLKYDARRDLDDVGATCVGVNPLNKLPYSKLDSKNVGVKDGVVFLTYNSLIASSEKGRSRLQQLVQWCGPDFDGLLIFDECHKAKNLVPEAGSQPTRIGQAVVDIQDKIPQARVLYCSATGASEPRNMGYMVRLGLWGAGTSFSDFSKFLGALDKGGVGALELVAMDMKARGMYVCRTLSYKGAEFEIVEAPLEAGMEAMYNKSAEFWAELRIEMLSANAFLPNEKPNSSQLWRLYWSSHQRFFRHLCMSAKVPVTVRLAKKALLANKCVVIGLQSTGEARTEEAVTKYGVDLDDFVSGPRELLLKFVEENYPLPEQPEPLSEDDSVKELHRKRHSASPGVSVRGRVRKMAKWKPDSDDESYLESEAESADDSNDSDDEFQICQICSGEDERKKLLHCSECDKLFHPDCVVPPVTDLPSEAWICYSCKEKTEEYIQARRVYIAELQKRYEAALERKLKILEIIRSLNLPNNPLDDIVDQLGGPDKVAEITGRRGMLVRASNGKGVTYQARNTKDITMEMVNMHEKQLFMEGKKFVAIISEAGSAGVSLQADRRAANQRRRVHLTLELPWSADRAIQQFGRTHRSNQTSAPEYRLLFTNLGGERRFASIVAKRLETLGALTQGDRRAGPSLSAYNYDSNFGKKSLMVMYRGIMEQEKLPVVPPGCSTDEPETIKEFLTKARAALIAVGIVRDSVLANGKDTGKLSGRIIDSDMHDVGRFLNRLLGLPPDIQNRLFELFTSILDVLVHNARIEGTFDSGIVDMKANSVELLTTPKTVHVDQMSGASTMLFTFTLDRGITWESASSMLEGKRRDGLGSASDGFYESKREWLGRRHFILAFESTASGLFKTVRPAVGESIREMSLSELKTKYRKLSSLEKARNGWEDEYEVSSKQCMHGPKCKLGEYCTVGRRIQEVNVVGGLILPIWGTIEKALSKQARQSHKRIRVIRIETTTDNQRIVGLSIPNAAVETVLQDLAWVQEIDD is encoded by the exons ATGACGCAACCCCCGCCCCAACCTCCTCCGCCGCTCCCCGCCCCGCCGCACTCTGGTCCTTCGAGAGGCGACGTTCAGGTCAGATGCGCGGGATGCTGCGTGATTCTTCGGGTCAAAACCGGCGTGGTGGAGTTCTCGTGCCCCACTTGCCAGCTCCCCCAAATGCTGCCGCCGGAGCTTCTTTCTAGGGCACGGACGCAACCGCCTCCGCCGATTCAGTCGCTTCCTCCTCCGCCGCAGCAGCTGAAACCTATGAATTTGCAGCAGCAGCAGCAGCAGCCTCAGCCCAGGCCTCCGGTTCCGGCGCACGGAATCGATCCGACGAAGATGCAGTTGCCCTGCGCTAACTGCCAGGCGATTCTCAATGTCCCCCACGGGCTCGCGAGGTTCTCTTGCCCTCAGTGCCACGTGGAGCTCGCGGTTGATGTCTCTAAGCTTAATCGATCTCTAACTGCTCCTCAATCTCAATCTGCTCCTCCCTCGGTTCCTCCTCCCGAAGAAGTCAACGAG GAAGCTATTGAAGTTGAGAGGGAAGAGGATGAAGGTGGAACTGCTGGAGAAACGTTTATGGATTAT CGTCCACCAAAGCTTTCAATTGGACCTCCTCATCCTGATCCGATCGTGGAAACATCCTCTCTCTCTGCAGTGCAGCCCCCAGAGCCAACTTATGATCTTAGAATCAAGGAGGAGCTCGAAGAGTCAAAGGCTTTGTCGTGCTTGCAGATTGAGACATTAGTTTACGCTTGTCAG AGGCATCTTCAGCACCTTGCTGATGGTACCAGAGCGGGCTTTTTTGTTGGAGATGGTGCTGGTGTGGGGAAAGGGCGGACAATTGCTGGGTTGATTTGGGAGAATTGGAAACATGGAAGGAGAAAAGCTTT GTGGATTTCTGTTGGCTCAGACTTGAAGTACGATGCAAGGAGGGACTTGGATGATGTGGGTGCGACATGCGTTGGAG TGAATCCTTTGAACAAGCTGCCCTATTCTAAGCTTGACTCAAAGAATGTTGGTGTTAAAGACGGAGTGGTATTCTTGACATACAATAGTCTTATTGCTTCCTCTGAGAAGGGGCGTTCTCGTTTGCAGCAGCTTGTTCAGTGGTGTGGACCAGATTTTGATGGTCTCTTGATCTTTGATGAG TGCCATAAAGCAAAAAATTTGGTACCTGAAGCTGGGAGTCAGCCGACACGCATCGGGCAGGCAGTTGTTGACATTCAG GATAAGATCCCTCAAGCACGTGTTCTTTATTGTTCTGCTACTGGTGCATCTGAACCACGAAACATGGGCTATATGGTCAGGCTTGGACTTTGGGGAGCTGGAACAAGTTTCAGTGATTTTAGCAAATTTCTAG GTGCGCTTGATAAAGGTGGAGTAGGAGCTTTGGAATTGGTTGCCATGGACATGAAAGCGAG GGGGATGTATGTATGCCGTACCCTGAGCTACAAAGGGGCTGAGTTTGAGATTGTTGAAGCTCCTTTAGAAGCAGGAATGGAG GCAATGTACAATAAGTCTGCAGAATTTTGGGCAGAGCTACGGATAGAGATGTTGTCAGCAAATGCTTTTCTCCCTAACGAGAAACCAAATTCTAGTCAATTGTGGAGACTATACTGGTCAAGCCATCAG CGTTTCTTTAGACACTTGTGTATGTCAGCTAAAGTTCCTGTAACTGTAAGGTTAGCTAAGAAAGCCTTATTAGCAAACAAGTGTGTGGTTATTGGCCTTCAGAGTACCGGAGAGGCTCGAACTGAAGAGGCTGTAACTAAATAT GGTGTTGATCTTGATGATTTTGTCTCGGGACCTCGAGAGCTCCTGTTGAAATTCGTGGAAGAGAATTATCCCCTGCCAGAGCAGCCCGAACCTCTCTCAG AGGATGATAGTGTTAAAGAACTTCATAGGAAGAGGCATTCAGCTTCACCTGGTGTCTCAGTTAGGGGGAGAGTAAGAAAGATGGCAAAGTGGAAACCAGATAGTGATGATGAAAGTTATTTGGAGTCCGAAG CTGAGTCTGCTGATGATTCTAATGATTCTGATGATGAGTTCCAGATATGTCAGATATGCAGTGGGGAAGAT GAAAGGAAGAAGTTGCTCCATTGTTCAGAATGTGACAAGCTTTTTCATCCAGATTGTGTAGTTCCTCCAGTTACAGACTTACCATCTGAAGCATGGATATGCTATTCTTGCAAGGAAAAAACAGAGGAGTACATTCAAGCAAGGCGTGTCTACATTGCGGAATTGCAGAAAAG GTATGAAGCAGCCTTGGAACGAAAATTAAAGATTTTAGAGATTATCCGGTCTCTGAATCTTCCAAACAATCCCTTAGATGATATCGTCGATCAG CTTGGAGGCCCTGACAAAGTCGCAGAAATAACAGGCAGGCGAGGTATGCTTGTAAGAGCGTCTAATGGGAAAGGTGTTACATATCAAGCAAGAAACAC AAAGGATATAACAATGGAAATGGTCAACATGCACGAGAAACAACTATTTATGGAGGGCAAAAAGTTTGTTGCCATTATTTCTGAAGCTGGTTCAGCTGGAGTTTCGTTGCAAGCAGATAGAAGGGCAGCAAATCAG AGACGAAGGGTTCATTTAACATTGGAGCTTCCTTGGAGTGCTGATCGTGCGATTCAGCAATTTGGAAGAACTCACCGGTCAAATCAGACATCTGCACCTGAATACAG GCTACTTTTCACAAATCTTGGTGGGGAACGCCGCTTTGCCTCTATTGTTGCAAAGAGACTAGAAACTCTTGGTGCTTTAACACAGGGAGATCGCAG GGCCGGACCTTCTTTGAGTGCTTACAATTATGATAGTAACTTTGGTAAAAAGTCCTTGATGGTGATGTATAGAGGGATAATGGAGCAG GAGAAATTACCCGTTGTTCCTCCTGGCTGCTCGACTGATGAACCGGAAACAATTAAAGAGTTCTTAACCAAGGCAAGGGCTGCGCTTATTGCTGTAGGAATTGTTAGGGACAGTGTTTTGG CTAATGGAAAAGACACTGGAAAGTTATCAGGACGCATTATTGATTCTGACATGCATGATGTTGGACGATTTCTGAATCGCCTCTTGGGATTGCCACCTGATATTCAGAATAG GCTATTTGAATTGTTTACGAGTATATTAGATGTTCTTGTACATAATGCTCGAATTGAAGGAACTTTTGATTCGGGAATTGTGGATATGAAAGCTAATAGCGTTGAGCTGCTGACCACTCCAAAG ACCGTCCATGTCGATCAAATGTCTGGTGCCTCTACTATGCTCTTTACTTTCACCCTAGATCGTGGTATTACATGGGAG TCTGCAAGTTCAATGCTAGAGGGTAAGAGAAGGGATGGGCTTGGTTCAGCTAGTGATGGCTTTTATGAATCCAAAAGGGAATGGTTAGGAAGACGGCACTTCATATTAGCGTTTGAAAG TACGGCCTCTGGGTTGTTTAAGACTGTCCGTCCTGCGGTAGGAGAGTCGATCAG AGAGATGTCTCTTTCAGAGTTGAAAACTAAATACCGAAAACTCTCATCTTTGGAGAAGGCTCGTAACGGTTGGGAAGACGAGTACGAAGTTTCATCCAAACAG TGTATGCACGGACCAAAGTGTAAGCTGGGAGAGTATTGCACAGTAGGAAGAAGAATACAGGAAGTAAACGTTGTGGGTGGCCTCATTCTTCCCATCTGGGGAACCATTGAGAAAGCTCTTTCCAAACAA GCCCGTCAAAGCCACAAGAGGATTAGAGTTATACGCATAGAGACTACGACGGATAATCAGAGAATAGTGGGACTCTCTATCCCTAATGCAGCTGTAGAAACTGTGTTACAAG ATTTAGCATGGGTTCAAGAGATCGATGATTGA
- the LOC106300010 gene encoding metacaspase-4, which yields MAKKAVLIGINYPGTKAELRGCVNDVRRMYKCLVERYGFSEEDITVLIDTDDSYTKPTGKNIRKALADLVGSADSGDVLVVHYSGHGTRLPAETGEDDDTGYDECIVPCDMNLITDDDFRDLVDRVPQGCRMTIISDSCHSGGLIDEAKEQIGESHKKDDEEEEEEESSSRFGFRKFLRSKVESAIRGNKKDEDEADEIETKEIELEDGEMILAKDKSLPLQTLIDILKQQTGNDDIEVGKIRPSLFDAFGDDSSPKVKKFMKVILGKLKAGEGEGGLMGMLGKLASGFLEGKLNDDDYVKPAMQTEVGRKEEVYAGGSRGSVPLPDSGILISGCQTDQTSADATPPGKPSEAYGAMSNSIQKILEETDGEISNREMVTRARKALKKQGFTQQPGLYCHDGYANAPFIC from the exons ATGGCGAAAAAGGCGGTGCTGATCGGGATCAACTACCCAGGAACCAAGGCTGAACTACGCGGATGCGTCAACGACGTTCGTCGTATGTACAAATGCCTCGTCGAACGGTACGGATTCTCCGAAGAGGACATCACGGTGCTGATCGACACCGATGATTCATATACCAAACCTACGGGGAAGAACATCCGCAAGGCGCTTGCGGATCTCGTCGGATCGGCTGATTCTGGCGATGTTCTCGTCGTTCATTACAGTGGACATGGGACGAGGTTGCCCGCGGAGACAGGGGAGGATGATGACACTGGTTACGATGAGTGTATTGTCCCTTGCGATATGAATCTGATTACTG ATGATGACTTCAGGGATCTTGTAGACCGTGTTCCGCAAGGTTGCAGGATGACAATCATCTCAGACTCTTGTCACAGTGGTGGCTTGATCGATGAAGCCAAGGAGCAGATCGGTGAGAGCCATAAGAAAGACGATGAGGAGGAGGAAGAGGAAGAGTCTTCTTCCCGGTTCGGGTTCAGGAAGTTTTTGCGCAGCAAGGTGGAAAGCGCGATTAGAGGGAACAAGAAGGACGAAGATGAGGCGGACGAGATCGAGACCAAGGAGATAGAGCTGGAAGACGGAGAAATGATCCTTGCCAAAGACAAGTCTCTCCCTCTCCAGACCTTGATCGATATCCTCAAGCAGCAAACGGGTAACGATGACATCGAAGTCGGGAAGATCAGGCCGAGTCTTTTCGATGCGTTTGGCGATGACTCGAGCCCCAAAGTGAAGAAGTTCATGAAAGTGATCTTAGGTAAGCTTAAAGCAGGAGAAGGAGAAGGTGGGCTGATGGGGATGCTTGGGAAGCTAGCTTCAGGGTTTCTTGAAGGGAAGCTTAACGATGATGACTATGTGAAGCCTGCTATGCAGACGGAAGTAGGGAGGAAAGAAGAGGTTTATGCAGGTGGGTCTAGAGGTTCGGTTCCGCTTCCAGACAGTGGGATATTGATCAGTGGTTGTCAGACTGATCAGACCTCTGCTGATGCGACTCCGCCGGGGAAGCCGAGTGAAGCTTATGGAGCGATGAGTAATTCGATTCAGAAGATATTGGAGGAGACTGACGGTGAGATATCGAACAGAGAGATGGTGACGAGGGCGAGGAAGGCGTTGAAGAAGCAAGGGTTTACTCAGCAGCCAGGTTTGTATTGCCATGATGGTTATGCAAATGCTCCTTTTATCTGTTGA